Proteins co-encoded in one Pseudochaenichthys georgianus chromosome 22, fPseGeo1.2, whole genome shotgun sequence genomic window:
- the LOC117467980 gene encoding transmembrane protein 229b-like, with translation MVTVASPEAPVPLTALSRWYLYAIHGYFCEVMFTAAWEFVVNCNWKFPGVTSVWALFIYGTCILIMEQMYLQLRGRCPVLLRCVIYTLWTYIWEFGTGLLLRQFNACPWDYSEFRYNFKGLITAEYAVPWFCASFIVERFVIHKTLRLRFHEGPEDGWSGGGGGRRSLGTGNDANGHFKENE, from the coding sequence ATGGTGACCGTGGCGAGCCCCGAGGCTCCCGTCCCTCTCACAGCTCTGTCCCGCTGGTACCTTTACGCCATCCACGGCTACTTCTGCGAGGTCATGTTCACTGCCGCCTGGGAGTTTGTGGTTAACTGCAACTGGAAGTTCCCGGGCGTGACCAGCGTGTGGGCGCTCTTCATCTACGGCACCTGCATCCTCATCATGGAGCAGATGTACCTGCAGCTGCGCGGCCGCTGCCCCGTGCTGCTGCGCTGCGTCATCTACACCTTATGGACGTACATTTGGGAGTTTGGCACGGGGCTGCTGCTGCGACAGTTCAACGCCTGTCCATGGGACTACTCCGAGTTTCGCTACAACTTCAAGGGACTGATCACGGCTGAGTACGCGGTGCCCTGGTTCTGCGCCTCTTTCATCGTGGAGCGCTTTGTCATCCACAAAACGCTGCGGCTGCGGTTCCACGAGGGGCCCGAGGACGGCTggtcaggtggaggtggagggagGAGGAGCTTAGGGACGGGAAATGATGCTAATGGACACTTTAAGGAGAATGAATGA
- the LOC117467332 gene encoding LOW QUALITY PROTEIN: transmembrane protein 229b-like (The sequence of the model RefSeq protein was modified relative to this genomic sequence to represent the inferred CDS: deleted 1 base in 1 codon), with translation MVTVASPEAPVPLTALSRWYLYAIHGYFCEVMFTAAWEFVVNCNWKFPGVTSVWALFINGTCILIMEQMYLQLRGRCPVLLRCVIYTLWTYIWEFGTGLLLRQFNACPWDYSEFRYNFKGLITAEYAVPWFCASFIVERFVIHKTLRLRFHEGPEDGWSGGGGGRRSLGTGNDANGHFKGE, from the exons ATGGTGACCGTGGCGAGCCCCGAGGCTCCCGTCCCTCTCACAGCTCTGTCCCGCTGGTACCTTTACGCCATCCACGGCTACTTCTGCGAGGTCATGTTCACTGCCGCCTGGGAGTTTGTGGTTAACTGCAACTGGAAGTTCCCGGGCGTGACCAGCGTGTGGGCGCTCTTCATC AACGGCACCTGCATCCTCATCATGGAGCAGATGTACCTGCAGCTGCGCGGCCGCTGCCCCGTGCTGCTGCGCTGCGTCATCTACACCTTATGGACGTACATTTGGGAGTTTGGCACGGGGCTGCTGCTGCGACAGTTCAACGCCTGTCCATGGGACTACTCCGAGTTTCGCTACAACTTCAAGGGACTGATCACGGCTGAGTACGCGGTGCCCTGGTTCTGCGCCTCTTTCATCGTGGAGCGCTTTGTCATCCACAAAACGCTGCGGCTGCGGTTCCACGAGGGGCCCGAGGACGGCTGgtcagggggaggtggagggaGGAGGAGCTTAGGGACGGGAAATGATGCTAATGGACACTTTAAAGGAGAATGA